In a single window of the Leifsonia sp. 1010 genome:
- a CDS encoding phosphotransferase, whose translation MARSHFTLAALATSAVPDLDVSGARSYTRSGAGEFDSALLSTRDGSTVIVRVPTNQIAETEQSADLVALRALTTGIRSRLPFEVPRYLGQAPVAGTRAVVYDFLPGEHIAVEDVPPGDGLAGSIGHAIAAIHALPTAFVGEAGLPVMSSAECLTAANSVIESAASTGLLPVALRDRWRDAAADHSIWQFQPTVINGSLTSDSFLVEDDVVTAVLGWSALRVGDPARDLHWLLAMNPEATDGALGAYASTRQVATDRQFTQRAMLYAELEVARWLLHGREVRDQTIVDDAVEMLDGLVDRVRSNSMNPLSTATGPIMAIGDVEAMLDRTPGDRTDAAGYGRSGGMKPVADDQSDVSSSSA comes from the coding sequence ATGGCCAGATCCCACTTCACTCTAGCCGCGCTGGCCACCTCGGCCGTTCCCGACCTCGACGTCTCCGGCGCCCGCAGCTACACGAGGAGCGGCGCAGGCGAGTTCGACTCGGCGCTGCTGTCGACGAGGGACGGCTCCACCGTCATCGTGCGCGTGCCGACGAACCAGATCGCGGAGACCGAGCAGAGCGCCGACCTGGTCGCGCTGCGCGCGCTGACCACCGGCATCCGCAGCCGCCTCCCGTTCGAGGTGCCCCGCTACCTCGGCCAGGCACCGGTCGCGGGAACGCGCGCCGTCGTCTACGACTTCCTCCCCGGCGAGCACATCGCGGTGGAGGACGTGCCGCCGGGCGACGGCCTGGCCGGGTCGATCGGGCACGCCATCGCGGCCATCCACGCGCTCCCCACCGCCTTCGTCGGCGAGGCCGGCCTGCCGGTGATGTCGTCGGCCGAGTGCCTCACGGCGGCGAACTCGGTCATCGAATCGGCCGCATCCACCGGTCTCCTGCCCGTCGCGCTGCGCGACCGGTGGCGGGACGCGGCGGCCGACCACTCGATCTGGCAGTTCCAGCCGACCGTCATCAACGGCTCCCTCACCTCGGACTCCTTCCTTGTCGAGGACGATGTCGTCACGGCCGTGCTCGGCTGGTCGGCGCTCCGCGTCGGCGACCCGGCGCGCGACCTGCACTGGCTGCTCGCCATGAACCCGGAGGCGACCGACGGCGCCCTGGGCGCCTACGCCTCCACGCGGCAGGTCGCCACCGACCGCCAGTTCACCCAGCGCGCCATGCTGTACGCCGAGCTCGAGGTGGCCCGATGGCTGCTCCACGGCCGCGAGGTGCGCGACCAGACGATCGTGGACGACGCCGTGGAGATGCTCGACGGCCTCGTGGACCGCGTCCGCAGCAACTCGATGAACCCGCTGTCGACGGCGACCGGCCCGATCATGGCGATCGGCGATGTGGAGGCCATGCTCGACCGGACTCCGGGAGACCGCACGGACGCCGCAGGCTACGGGCGCTCGGGCGGGATGAAGCCGGTCGCCGACGACCAGAGCGACGTCAGCTCCTCCTCCGCGTAG